A genomic region of Gemmatimonadota bacterium contains the following coding sequences:
- a CDS encoding glycosyltransferase family 2 protein, with amino-acid sequence MKLIVQIPCLNEEETLPATVNDIPREVPGIDKVEILVIDDGSTDRTSEVARNLGVDHIVRFPKNRGLGHAFKAGFDTCLKLGADIIVNTDGDNQYYGPDIVALVQPILEKRAHIVIGDRQTGGIGYFSFFKRWLQGLGSRIISRLAHIEVPDVASGFRAFSRDAVLHLSMFTDFDHTAEHVVQAGQDRLAVETVPIRTNPKTRESRLFKNPGVFVFKSGMISLRTYARYKALRIFSIFGAVVFAFGTLIGLRFLYFFFFTDEGELHIQSLILAAILLLAGFQMFLTGIVADLIATNRALLEDVSSRVRFMELGSGFKGLKDEQNKSGSL; translated from the coding sequence ATGAAACTGATTGTCCAGATCCCCTGCCTCAACGAAGAAGAAACCCTGCCCGCTACGGTTAACGATATTCCGCGCGAAGTTCCCGGTATTGATAAAGTCGAGATTCTGGTCATTGACGATGGTTCTACGGATCGCACGTCTGAGGTCGCGCGCAACCTCGGTGTGGATCATATTGTCAGATTTCCCAAAAATCGCGGTTTGGGTCACGCGTTCAAAGCGGGTTTTGACACTTGCCTCAAGCTCGGTGCCGATATTATTGTCAATACCGATGGCGATAATCAGTACTACGGTCCCGATATTGTCGCGCTCGTTCAGCCCATTCTCGAAAAGCGCGCCCATATTGTGATTGGAGACCGGCAGACAGGTGGTATCGGCTACTTTTCTTTTTTTAAGCGATGGTTACAGGGTTTGGGTAGTCGCATCATCAGTCGCCTCGCCCATATTGAGGTGCCCGATGTCGCCAGTGGTTTTCGCGCCTTTTCACGAGACGCGGTCCTGCATCTGTCGATGTTCACGGATTTTGATCACACCGCCGAGCATGTTGTGCAAGCGGGTCAGGACCGTCTCGCTGTTGAAACTGTGCCCATTCGCACGAATCCCAAAACGCGCGAATCGCGCCTTTTCAAAAATCCGGGTGTATTTGTTTTTAAGTCGGGCATGATCAGTCTAAGGACTTACGCGCGCTACAAAGCACTTCGCATATTTTCTATTTTTGGTGCTGTTGTTTTCGCTTTTGGCACGTTAATTGGTCTCCGATTTCTCTATTTTTTCTTTTTTACCGACGAAGGCGAACTCCACATTCAATCGCTTATCCTCGCCGCTATTCTTCTGCTCGCTGGATTTCAGATGTTTCTCACCGGTATTGTCGCCGATCTCATCGCCACCAACCGCGCCCTTCTCGAAGATGTTTCCTCGCGTGTGCGATTTATGGAACTCGGATCGGGATTTAAAGGATTGAAGGATGAACAGAATAAAAGCGGATCGCTATAA
- a CDS encoding sigma 54-interacting transcriptional regulator — protein MIESLDRKGTWRTYSLANGLAGVRTEHIAEDSEGCLWIATWDSGVSRFDGDKFETFTEQEGLCSDRVFAIHLDSQKRLWFGTMNGVCWYDGINFHHLEDDGIADRSVLFIYEDNKGRIWFGGISTLGYYEGTAFHDLIPLYLQHYEQPPSPEWTNQCWGITQDMEGHLWFGFDYLIRFDGESFYRYDEKEGFPPDQSSYTVGKDHTGKVWIGRSQRRDGLWCYADGTFQSVEVNLGGELRKIQCDREGRMWFCTSTGVLYWNGDGFGRFTLVDGLPHPVVNAVFQDREYQFWFATWGGGLGLYDAYSISIFDFGTNFPKDDSRISRMLQDRQGDIWIGFSEPFLGPATKSLARFDGEHFEFIGAEQGLDLNSCSAIYEDLDGHLWFGGDNGLFRYDGQAFQKMDIAVGTGEVGVSAIAEGRDGQLIFGQWENGLRKKTEEMFARPLQIVYYRDGQCQTVFEKKEEQFNYISALVARRDREFWFSVSTYNPFGSGKGIGRWHIEDGISFYTVADGLLDNQITDLLEDRHGNLWIATQRGLSCFDGVVFRNFTTEDGLPCNRIHCLFEDSRGHLWLSMDGGVAHYDGQLFQTIKSPHIGSVLQILEDHDGNFWFGTAGEAIIRYRPRQTPPTVRLLQVVADKVYENLEERVLSTTEQSVIFEYKGLSFSTHPRDLLYVYRLKGYDHDWQPAIREMRVYYRDLPPGDYTFQVRAVDRDLNYSEMTQVQLVVEMDPRISALTSALNSTDGVGKEFIGQSKAMHQFQIKLMEVASTDITMLILGETGVGKGLAARVLHALSPHSDGPFIQVNCGALPETLIDSELFGHEKGAFTSAVSRKLGKVELAKGGTLFLDEIGDMAPKTQTRMLRLLEERTFERVGGNEILRVQARIVAATNRDLQEMVSAGTFREDLYYRFQVFPIILPPLRERKEDIPRLAEFFKTRIATHLGKQVGALTPDVIEGLQTYYWPGNVRELEHIIQRAVIVCRGSQIEVRDLGLYGSHIAPDNEDNASPVSQDPKVVPLEEFERRYLIEVLQDTNWRVKGAKGAAILLGLPPSTLYSKMKKLGIERPGL, from the coding sequence ATGATTGAGTCACTCGACAGAAAGGGCACCTGGCGGACTTATTCCCTTGCCAATGGTCTGGCTGGGGTGCGCACCGAACATATCGCAGAAGACAGCGAGGGTTGCCTCTGGATTGCTACCTGGGATAGTGGTGTTAGCCGCTTTGATGGGGACAAGTTCGAGACGTTTACCGAGCAGGAAGGTTTGTGTAGCGATCGAGTTTTTGCCATCCATTTGGATAGTCAGAAGCGGCTATGGTTCGGTACAATGAATGGGGTCTGCTGGTACGATGGGATAAATTTCCATCATTTGGAGGACGATGGGATCGCAGACCGATCCGTGTTATTCATCTACGAAGATAATAAGGGCCGTATATGGTTTGGTGGTATCAGTACTCTGGGGTATTACGAGGGCACAGCTTTCCACGACCTGATTCCGCTCTATCTACAGCACTATGAGCAGCCGCCTTCTCCTGAGTGGACCAATCAGTGTTGGGGCATCACCCAGGATATGGAAGGCCACCTGTGGTTTGGTTTTGACTACCTCATCCGCTTCGATGGAGAATCCTTTTATCGATACGACGAGAAAGAGGGTTTTCCACCAGACCAGAGTAGCTATACTGTGGGCAAGGATCATACTGGCAAGGTGTGGATTGGTCGATCGCAGCGCAGAGATGGACTGTGGTGCTATGCCGATGGCACCTTTCAGTCTGTTGAGGTGAATTTGGGTGGTGAGTTACGCAAAATTCAGTGTGACCGCGAAGGTCGGATGTGGTTCTGTACCTCGACAGGGGTCCTCTACTGGAATGGTGATGGATTCGGCAGGTTTACCCTTGTCGATGGCCTGCCCCATCCCGTTGTCAACGCCGTATTTCAGGATCGCGAGTATCAGTTCTGGTTCGCCACATGGGGCGGCGGTTTAGGACTATACGATGCGTATAGTATCAGTATTTTCGATTTTGGTACGAATTTTCCCAAAGATGATAGTAGAATATCACGGATGTTGCAGGATCGACAGGGAGATATATGGATCGGATTTTCCGAGCCTTTTCTGGGCCCCGCAACCAAAAGCCTGGCGCGCTTCGATGGCGAGCACTTTGAATTTATTGGAGCAGAACAAGGTCTTGATCTCAATAGTTGTTCCGCCATCTACGAGGACCTCGATGGACACCTGTGGTTTGGAGGGGATAACGGTCTGTTCCGCTACGATGGGCAGGCCTTTCAAAAAATGGACATTGCCGTAGGTACTGGTGAAGTGGGTGTCAGCGCAATCGCCGAGGGCCGGGATGGACAACTTATTTTTGGACAGTGGGAAAATGGTCTTAGAAAAAAAACAGAAGAGATGTTTGCCAGACCACTGCAGATCGTTTACTACCGGGATGGGCAGTGCCAAACCGTTTTTGAGAAGAAAGAAGAGCAATTCAACTACATTAGTGCTCTGGTCGCCAGGCGCGACCGTGAATTCTGGTTTAGTGTGAGCACCTACAATCCCTTCGGCAGTGGCAAGGGTATCGGGCGGTGGCACATAGAAGACGGTATTTCTTTTTATACTGTTGCAGATGGGTTGTTAGATAACCAGATTACCGACTTATTAGAAGACCGACACGGCAATTTGTGGATTGCCACTCAAAGAGGTCTCAGTTGCTTTGATGGTGTTGTTTTTCGCAACTTTACCACCGAAGATGGCTTGCCGTGCAACCGCATCCATTGCTTATTTGAGGATTCGCGAGGACATCTCTGGCTCAGCATGGACGGGGGTGTAGCTCACTACGATGGTCAGCTTTTTCAGACCATCAAGTCACCGCATATAGGATCGGTTCTTCAAATACTTGAAGATCACGACGGGAATTTCTGGTTCGGCACTGCCGGGGAGGCCATAATACGCTACCGCCCACGACAGACGCCCCCCACGGTTCGCCTGCTCCAGGTCGTCGCGGATAAGGTCTATGAGAACTTAGAGGAAAGAGTCCTATCTACGACAGAGCAGAGTGTGATTTTCGAGTATAAAGGCCTGAGTTTTTCCACTCATCCCCGCGACTTGCTCTATGTCTATCGTTTGAAGGGCTATGACCACGACTGGCAGCCAGCGATCCGAGAGATGCGGGTCTATTACCGGGACCTGCCACCGGGAGACTACACCTTTCAGGTCAGGGCTGTAGATCGCGACCTCAATTACTCAGAGATGACGCAGGTGCAACTTGTAGTAGAGATGGATCCGCGCATCAGCGCGCTGACCTCCGCGCTCAACAGCACAGATGGTGTTGGCAAAGAGTTTATCGGGCAGAGCAAAGCTATGCACCAGTTTCAAATCAAACTCATGGAGGTGGCATCCACTGATATAACTATGCTGATTCTGGGTGAGACAGGTGTGGGTAAGGGATTGGCTGCACGGGTGTTACACGCGCTGAGTCCCCATAGCGATGGTCCTTTTATCCAGGTCAACTGCGGTGCATTGCCTGAAACGCTGATCGATAGTGAACTTTTTGGTCATGAGAAGGGGGCGTTTACCAGCGCAGTGTCTCGCAAGCTGGGCAAGGTGGAACTGGCTAAGGGCGGCACACTCTTTTTGGATGAGATTGGTGATATGGCTCCGAAAACGCAGACCAGGATGTTGCGTTTGCTGGAAGAGCGTACTTTTGAGCGCGTTGGGGGTAACGAGATACTGAGGGTGCAGGCTCGGATTGTGGCAGCGACCAATCGCGACCTGCAGGAGATGGTCAGTGCAGGTACTTTCCGAGAGGATCTCTATTATCGTTTCCAGGTTTTTCCAATTATTCTCCCCCCCCTGCGCGAGCGCAAGGAGGATATACCGCGTCTGGCCGAATTTTTCAAGACTCGCATAGCTACACATCTGGGAAAGCAAGTCGGTGCCTTGACGCCAGATGTTATAGAGGGATTGCAAACCTACTATTGGCCGGGAAATGTGCGGGAACTGGAGCATATCATACAACGAGCGGTTATCGTGTGCCGCGGTTCTCAAATTGAAGTGCGAGATCTCGGACTATATGGTTCTCATATAGCTCCTGACAATGAAGATAATGCGTCGCCAGTTTCTCAAGATCCCAAAGTCGTGCCTTTGGAGGAATTTGAACGCCGATACCTCATTGAAGTGCTTCAAGACACCAACTGGCGGGTAAAAGGAGCAAAGGGTGCGGCGATTCTGCTGGGATTACCGCCTTCTACTCTGTACAGCAAAATGAAAAAGTTGGGTATTGAACGTCCTGGTTTGTAA
- a CDS encoding aspartate aminotransferase family protein has translation MKSFEKSRRLIDEAARYLPGGVNSNFRLGMVPTPLVFERGEGPYLYDVDGNCLIDYYLGMGPMILGHNPEPVLSAVREQLESGILFAGQTAVEQEAARMVCDMVPCADRVRFNCTGSEVVQAALRLARAATGRFCVIKFEGHYHGWFDSVLWSVAPSPDQYGPVDVPIPIPASAGQDLLVGQHTEVLPWNNLELVRARLKRGDVAAVIMEPAMCNTSAIFPTEGYLEGVREVCTETGTVLIFDEVITGFRVAPGGAQQYFGVTPDLATFGKAIANGFPVSCLAGRGDLMDMLVAGVMHGGTYNAQPASMAAVIATLTELGKEETFDALNARGNRLMEGIARALKEADIQARIAGFPQIFHVGFGVDAPVVDYRSSLQGDREQYIKFTEALHYKGVRALERGAWFLSTAHTDDVIDATIEAVGRVAKEI, from the coding sequence ATGAAATCTTTTGAAAAATCCAGGCGTTTGATCGACGAAGCCGCGCGCTATTTGCCGGGTGGTGTGAATAGCAATTTTCGACTGGGGATGGTTCCCACACCTCTGGTTTTTGAACGGGGCGAAGGCCCGTATCTCTACGATGTGGATGGCAATTGTTTGATCGATTATTATCTGGGTATGGGACCGATGATTTTGGGGCACAATCCAGAACCCGTGCTGTCTGCTGTTCGGGAACAGCTCGAGTCGGGCATTCTTTTTGCCGGACAAACAGCAGTAGAGCAAGAGGCAGCCAGGATGGTTTGCGATATGGTGCCATGTGCGGATCGGGTGCGCTTTAACTGCACGGGTAGCGAAGTGGTGCAGGCGGCTTTGCGCCTGGCACGCGCGGCTACAGGACGATTTTGTGTGATCAAATTTGAAGGGCATTATCACGGCTGGTTTGACAGTGTTCTGTGGTCTGTCGCGCCCTCGCCCGATCAGTATGGTCCGGTTGATGTGCCCATCCCTATTCCCGCCAGTGCAGGACAAGACCTGTTGGTAGGCCAGCACACTGAGGTGCTTCCCTGGAATAATCTGGAGCTTGTGCGTGCGCGTTTAAAACGCGGGGATGTCGCGGCTGTTATTATGGAGCCTGCGATGTGCAATACCAGCGCGATCTTTCCCACTGAAGGCTATTTGGAGGGGGTCCGAGAGGTGTGTACCGAGACGGGAACGGTGCTCATTTTTGACGAGGTAATCACGGGTTTTCGCGTGGCGCCTGGCGGCGCGCAGCAATACTTTGGAGTGACGCCCGATCTGGCGACGTTTGGCAAGGCGATAGCCAATGGATTTCCGGTTTCGTGTTTGGCAGGGCGAGGCGATTTGATGGATATGCTCGTCGCGGGTGTGATGCACGGCGGCACTTATAATGCGCAACCCGCTTCTATGGCCGCGGTGATCGCTACGCTGACCGAGTTGGGCAAAGAAGAGACGTTTGACGCGCTCAATGCGCGGGGCAATCGGCTTATGGAAGGTATTGCGCGCGCGCTAAAAGAGGCCGATATTCAAGCGCGGATTGCGGGTTTCCCACAGATTTTTCACGTGGGTTTTGGCGTTGATGCCCCGGTTGTCGATTATCGGAGTTCGCTTCAGGGGGATCGCGAGCAGTACATCAAATTTACAGAAGCACTCCACTACAAAGGCGTGCGCGCACTGGAGCGGGGCGCGTGGTTTTTATCGACAGCGCATACAGATGATGTGATTGATGCGACGATTGAGGCAGTTGGCCGCGTGGCAAAGGAGATATGA
- a CDS encoding sigma 54-interacting transcriptional regulator: protein MINSLDRTGTWQTYSMANGLAGMRIEHIAEDSKGNLWFATWDNGVSRFDGDEFQNFTRQDGLISDRVYFVFEDSQKRLWFGTLNGVCWYDGADFHHLEDEGIAGRAVQFIYEDREGRIWCGGHRTLGYYDGTVFHDLIPLYLQHYQEPPSPLWPSQCRGIAQDPQGQMWFGFNYLIRFDGTSFHRYEKKDGFPKGNTAYAVAQDSTGHVWIGHRRYQDKLCYYADGTFQSVEVDLGDSLRKIQCDREGRMWFCTSDGVFYQDGDGFSRFTVADGLPHPAVKAVFQDREHRFWFATWGGVGLYDAHSISVFDHNAAVLENNNMVEISQIVQDRRGDIWVGYIAPFLNRVEKSVFRFDGEHFEFVGTEDGLDINNCFAIYADSAGDLWFGGGNGLFRYDGDKLKKMQTTAGLGERGISAIAQDSQGRFLFGDWGKEKITRKRDFWGSPLRLFYQRDDQLQTILEVNVQRDPFGRIGTVIAGRNGEFYFFIDYPNFFDKDKGFARWHSEDGLKFYGIEDGLIGDKVEDLLEDLHGNVWIATQSGLSRFDGSTFHTFTTEDGLPSNRIRCLLEDQRGHIWIGTDGGVAHYDGQLFQTINSPHIGPVLRILEDRDGAFWFGTVQNSLVRYRQQKTPPRICLLQVIADKAQENIEEGIVSTTDQQVIFEYKGLSFFTRSIDMLYVYRLKGHDPDWQPATREMRAHYRDLPPGDYTFQVRAVDRDLNYSEIAQVQISIEPDLRIEALTAALNSQGSNEFIGQSEALQQFQTKLMEVASTDLTVLILGETGVGKGLAARVLHGQSAHSEGPFIQVNCGALPETLIDSELFGHEKGAFASAVSRKLGKVELARGGTLFLDEIGDMSLETQARLLRLLEEGTFERVGGSEILKAQTRIVASTNRNLEEMVSAGAFREDLYYRIYVFPLYLPPLRERKEDIPELAEFFKDRMAAHIGKQIAPLASEVIGELQSYDWPGNVRELEHTIQRAVTVCQDSRIALEDLGAYRSRIKSTALDLVWTPLSNPQDREIVPLEEFERLYLLEVLQTTNWKVKGTEGAAARLELPPSTLYSRMKKLGIRRS, encoded by the coding sequence ATGATTAATTCACTCGACCGCACGGGTACCTGGCAAACTTATTCTATGGCAAATGGCCTGGCCGGGATGCGCATTGAACACATTGCCGAGGATAGCAAAGGCAATCTCTGGTTCGCCACCTGGGACAACGGTGTTAGTCGCTTCGACGGGGACGAATTTCAGAATTTTACGCGACAGGATGGTCTGATTAGCGACCGCGTTTATTTTGTTTTTGAGGACAGTCAGAAGCGATTGTGGTTTGGTACTCTAAATGGGGTCTGCTGGTATGACGGAGCAGATTTCCACCATTTGGAGGACGAGGGGATTGCTGGTCGTGCTGTGCAGTTCATCTACGAAGACCGTGAAGGGCGTATATGGTGTGGCGGTCACAGGACTCTGGGGTATTACGACGGCACTGTGTTTCACGACCTGATTCCGCTCTACCTTCAGCATTATCAGGAGCCGCCTTCTCCTCTCTGGCCCAGTCAGTGTCGGGGTATTGCTCAGGATCCACAAGGTCAGATGTGGTTTGGATTTAACTATCTCATCCGTTTCGACGGCACATCCTTTCATCGCTATGAGAAGAAAGATGGTTTTCCAAAAGGCAACACGGCCTATGCTGTGGCGCAGGACTCTACCGGCCATGTTTGGATCGGTCATCGCAGATACCAGGATAAACTCTGTTACTATGCCGATGGCACCTTCCAATCTGTTGAGGTAGATTTGGGTGACAGCCTGCGCAAAATTCAGTGCGATCGGGAAGGGCGGATGTGGTTTTGCACCTCAGATGGGGTGTTCTATCAGGATGGAGATGGGTTTAGCAGGTTTACCGTTGCCGATGGCTTGCCCCATCCCGCGGTCAAAGCTGTGTTTCAGGACCGCGAGCATCGGTTCTGGTTTGCTACCTGGGGGGGCGTCGGGCTTTACGATGCACATAGTATCAGTGTTTTTGATCACAATGCGGCAGTTTTAGAAAACAACAATATGGTTGAGATCTCACAGATCGTGCAAGACAGGCGAGGAGATATATGGGTCGGGTATATAGCTCCCTTTCTCAACCGTGTGGAGAAAAGCGTTTTTCGCTTTGATGGCGAGCACTTTGAATTCGTAGGTACTGAGGATGGTTTGGATATCAACAACTGTTTCGCCATCTACGCGGACTCCGCCGGAGACCTGTGGTTTGGAGGTGGCAATGGCTTGTTCCGCTATGATGGAGATAAGCTCAAAAAAATGCAAACAACTGCAGGTTTAGGCGAAAGAGGTATCAGTGCAATTGCCCAGGATTCGCAAGGGAGATTTCTTTTTGGCGATTGGGGAAAAGAAAAAATAACAAGAAAAAGAGACTTTTGGGGTAGCCCATTAAGACTCTTTTACCAGCGAGACGATCAGCTACAAACTATTCTTGAGGTTAATGTACAGAGAGATCCTTTCGGCCGCATCGGCACGGTGATTGCCGGGCGTAATGGCGAGTTTTATTTTTTTATTGATTACCCAAATTTTTTCGACAAAGATAAGGGTTTTGCACGCTGGCATTCCGAAGATGGGCTCAAATTTTATGGGATTGAAGATGGGTTGATAGGTGACAAAGTCGAGGACCTGCTGGAAGACCTGCATGGGAACGTATGGATTGCTACCCAAAGCGGTCTCAGTCGCTTTGATGGTAGCACCTTCCACACCTTCACCACTGAAGACGGTTTGCCGAGCAACCGCATCCGCTGCTTGTTAGAAGATCAGCGAGGCCACATCTGGATTGGCACAGACGGGGGTGTGGCTCACTACGATGGTCAACTTTTCCAGACCATCAATTCACCGCATATAGGACCTGTTCTTCGAATACTCGAAGATCGTGATGGCGCCTTTTGGTTCGGTACAGTCCAAAATTCTCTGGTGCGCTATAGGCAACAAAAAACTCCGCCCCGGATTTGCCTGCTTCAGGTGATTGCCGATAAGGCCCAGGAGAATATAGAAGAAGGCATCGTATCTACGACAGACCAGCAGGTGATTTTTGAGTACAAGGGGCTGAGTTTTTTTACCCGTTCCATCGATATGCTGTATGTTTACCGTTTAAAGGGACACGACCCCGACTGGCAGCCAGCGACCCGAGAAATGAGGGCGCATTACCGGGATTTGCCACCGGGTGATTACACCTTTCAGGTCAGGGCTGTAGATCGCGATCTCAATTACTCAGAGATAGCACAGGTGCAAATCTCAATAGAACCAGACTTGCGTATTGAAGCTCTGACAGCGGCACTCAACAGCCAGGGGAGCAACGAGTTTATCGGTCAGAGCGAGGCATTGCAACAGTTTCAGACCAAACTCATGGAGGTGGCATCCACTGATCTGACTGTGCTGATTCTGGGCGAGACGGGTGTGGGCAAGGGGTTGGCTGCACGGGTATTACACGGACAAAGTGCCCATAGCGAAGGTCCTTTCATACAGGTCAACTGCGGTGCACTGCCTGAAACGCTGATCGATAGTGAACTTTTTGGTCATGAGAAAGGGGCTTTTGCCAGCGCAGTTTCTCGCAAGCTGGGCAAAGTGGAACTGGCCAGGGGCGGTACGCTCTTTTTAGATGAGATCGGCGATATGAGTCTGGAAACACAGGCCAGGCTATTGCGCTTGCTGGAAGAGGGCACGTTTGAACGCGTTGGAGGCAGTGAGATACTGAAGGCGCAGACGCGCATTGTAGCATCAACCAATCGCAATCTTGAGGAGATGGTTAGCGCAGGTGCTTTTCGCGAGGACCTGTATTATCGCATCTATGTTTTTCCGCTCTATTTGCCACCTCTGCGCGAGCGCAAGGAGGATATACCAGAGTTAGCCGAGTTTTTCAAGGATCGGATGGCTGCGCATATAGGCAAGCAAATAGCTCCTTTGGCGTCAGAGGTTATAGGGGAGTTGCAATCCTACGATTGGCCAGGGAATGTGCGGGAATTGGAGCATACAATACAGCGAGCTGTAACCGTGTGCCAGGATTCTCGAATTGCATTGGAAGATCTCGGGGCGTATCGTTCGCGAATTAAAAGCACGGCTCTCGATCTGGTTTGGACTCCCTTATCAAATCCTCAAGACCGCGAAATTGTACCTTTGGAGGAATTTGAACGTCTCTATCTCCTCGAAGTGCTCCAGACTACCAACTGGAAGGTGAAAGGAACGGAAGGCGCAGCGGCGCGGCTGGAATTGCCGCCTTCTACCCTGTACAGCCGAATGAAAAAATTGGGTATTAGACGTTCTTAA